The DNA sequence GATTTTCTCTCGGGAGGCACGCCAAGAAAATCCAATCCAGTTTATTGGGGCGGGAGTATTCCTTGGTATTCCGCCTCAAATATGGACTCCCGATATCTCGGAGACACCGACGTTACAATTACACCTGAGGGGCTAAATTCGGGATCGAGAATTGCTCCTGCAGGCTCGACATTGATACTGGTCCGTGGAAGCGGACTATTCAATTTTGTACCGATCTGCTTCGCCCAGAAGGATGTCGCCTTCAATCAAGATGTTAAGGCGCTCGTACCCAAGAAGGGCATCGACCCTACTTTTCTCCATTTCTGGATCGAGTCTCTTCGGCAGGATTTCAACGAAAACATTGGGACAACAGGTATCGGGGCTGGAAAGTTTGATACAGATTTTTTGAGAAACCTTCCGTTCCCTGACATTGATTTTTACGAGCAAGTAGCGCGCGGCATTGTTTCTTCGGCATTCGATAAGAAGATCGATCTCTTGCGGGAGATGAACCGCACGCTGGAGGAGATCGCGCGGGCGGTGTTCCGGGCGTGGTTTGTCGATTTCGAGCCCGTCCGCGCCAAGGCCGCTGGCGCGACCAGCTTCCGCGGCATGCCGCAAGCCCTCTTCGACCAGCTCCCCGACAGCTTCACCCCCTCCGACCTCGGCGACATCCCGACCGGGTGGACGGTGGGAGAGCTATCAGAACTCATAGATGTAAACCCGACGAGATCACTCAAGAAGGGCACCACGTCTACTTATCTCGGCATGTCCGACGTTCCGACTTCTGGCCCCACGGCAGAGAGTTGGGCGCTTAGAGACTTCACATCGGGCATGCGCTTCCAAAACGGCGACACCCTGCTCGCCCGCATTACGCCCTGCCTTGAAAACGGCAAAACCGCTCTTGTTGATTTTCTGGCTGACCGAGAGGTCGGCTGGGGATCGACGGAGTTTATGGTCCTTGGTCCGAAAAATGCGACGACCAAAGAGTTCATCTATTGTCTGGCGCGCAACGAAAAATTTCGCGAGTACGCAATCAAAAACATGACGGGCACCAGTGGTCGGCAACGCGTTAGCCACGAGTCCATATCCAGCTATGGATTAGCGAAGCCGCCTGCGGATTTTCTGAATAGCTTTGGGCGAATGGCCGCGCCGTTATTCTATCGCATTTCGGCCAATCGCGACGAGATGGCCGTGCTAGCCGACCTGCGCGACACACTGCTCCCCAAGCTCATTTCCGGCGAACTGCCCGCCCCGGACCTTGAAGCCCTCGGCCTGACCCCCACCGAACCAGTGGAGGCAAGCGATGGCGGATGAGACCTACGCCTTCCGCCTGACCGCCTGCCGGGAGCTGATGGACAGCCATCCGGAGTCGCTTGTGCTGCGACAGCAGGTCGAAGCCCTCGAAGAAGCGATGCCTGACAGGCCGGGCATCGCTGTTTCCTTTTGCCGGACGCTGATTGAAACGACCTGCAAAACGATCCTGATTGACCGGGGGCAAACGCCCGACGATGCATGGGAAGCGCCGAAGCTGATCTCGGAAACAACCAAATTCCTGCATCTCGGCGTTCATGATAACGGGCACACAGATGCCAAACTGAAAAGTGGCTCAGAAAAACTGGTTCGCGGGGTCAATTCAATCATCGATGGCATTGTCGAGATTCGAAACGCTCATGGAACGGCAGCACATGGCTCAGATGCTTATGCGCCTATGCTGGATGCACGCTACGCCGAAATCCTAGCCCGCGCCACGGACGCTGTAGTTGGGCTGTTATTCAAGTCTCATCTAAATTCGTCGCGGGGAAAACAATTATCACGTTTGAGGTATAGCGACTATTTAGATTTGAATACGTGGATCGATGAAAACTTGGAAGCGTGGGTTGATATAGGCAGAAACACAATCGCAATCATCGATACACCTGTGCTCTTAAGCAAAGCACTATTCGAACAAGATCCAACTGGTTATCAAACCGCCTTTAACGCGTTTATCGAAGAGCAAAAAATTCTTGAAGCCGAAACAGCCGACACAGAAACAAGGGAGGCCGACGCATGAACGAAGACATTGTCGAAAAGGCCGCCCTCGGCTGGTTTGAGGCCCAAGGCTATGACGTGGCGCGCGGCGCGGATATTTCCCCCGGCGGAGACAGGCCGTTGCGCGATAGTTACGAAAATGTCGTCCTGATGCCGCGCCTGATGGCGGCGCTGCGGCGGCTCAATCCCGATTTTGACGAAGACGCCATCCACGCGGCGGCCACGACGGTTTCCCGCCCGCCAGAACCGACACTGGAGCAGAATAATCGCTGGTTCCATCGCCTGCTGACTGATGGCGTCGATGTCGAGTATCGAAACGCCGCTGGCGAAACACGCGGCGACAAGGCGCGGTTGTTTAACTGGCGCGATCCATCCTTGAACGACTTTCTCGTGGTCTACCAGCTGACCGTGGTCAACGGTGAAACCCGCCGCCGCCCGGACCTCACTGTCTTCCTAAACGGCCTTCCGGTCGCGGTGATCGAGCTGAAAGATCCGAGTAATGAGGATGCAACGCTCTGGACGGCTTATGATCAGTTGCAGGACTATAAGGCAGCCATCCCAGCTCTGTTCGCCTACAACGAAATCATGGTCATCAGCGATGGCGACCAGTCGCGCGTCGGCTCACTGACCGCCGATCAGGACCGGTTCACGCCCTGGCGCTCCATCAAGGATGACCGCTATCCCGGCGAACCGACGCTGGAAAATGTCATCACCGGCCTGTTCTGGCCTCGGGCGCTTGTTGACTATCTCGCCCACTGCGTCGTGTTCGAGGAAGACGAGCGCACCGGGCGCATCATCAAGAAGATTGGCGGCTATCATCAGTTCCGCGCCGTGCGCAAAGCCCGCGAGCGTGTGAAATCTGCCCTGAAGCCAGCAGGCGACGGCAGAGGCGGCGTCGTCTGGCACACGCAAGGCTCCGGCAAGAGCCTGACCATGCTGATGCTGTCCGGCGCTTTGGTGGCTGACGCGGCGCTGGAGAACCCGACCATCATCGTTGTGACCGACCGCAACGACCTTGACGGCCAGCTGTTTGCCACCTTTGCGGAAGGGCGCGCCTTGCTGCGTCAGGACCCTGAGCAAGCCGAAGACCGCGATGACCTGACCGCCAAACTCACCCGCGCGTCCGGCGGCGTGATCTTTACCACGATCCAGAAATTCGAAGAGCGCAACGACCCGATCAGCGAGCGCAGCAACATTGTCGTCCTCGCCGATGAAGCCCATCGCAGCCAGTATGGCTTCCTCAAAGGCGGCGCGCGCTGGATGCGCGAAAACCTGCCGAACGCGACTTTTGTTGGCTTTACGGGGACGCCCGTTGAGGGCGATGACCGCTCAACGCGCGGCGTCTTTGGCTCCGATGTTGATATCTACGACATCAAGCAGGCGATCGACGACAATGCGACCGTCCCGATCTTCTATGAGATGCAGCTCATCAAATTGCTGCCCGACGATGCCGGCATCGCAGAAGCTGAGCGTTTGATCTCTGAGGCGGCGGACGCGGAAGATGCTGGAACGGCTGAGGAAAGTGATATTGCCGTCCCATTGGAAGAGCTCGCAGGCGCAAAGGCGCGGCTGGAAACCCTCGCGGCGAATATCGTCTCACACTATGAGAACCGCTCAGAGGTGATCGACGGCAAGGCGATGATCGTCTGCATGAGCCGCGACATCTGCATGGACCTCTATGACGAGATCACCGCCCTGCGTCCGAACTGGCACGCGGACGCGGATGACGCGGGCGCGATCAAGGTTGTTATGGACGCCAATGTCGGCAAGACGCCGCGAAAAGGTGAAACCAAAGAGGCCTTCGAGGCGCGAAAAGAACGAACGAAATATCACGGACGAACGAAGGTTCGCCGTGAAAAACTTGCAGCCCGCATTAAAGACAATGCCGACCCGCTTCGACTGGTGATCGTTTGCGACATGTGGCTGACAGGTTTCGACTGCCCGTCGCTGCATACGATGTATTTGGACAAGCCTTTGGCCGGGCACAATCTCATGCAGGCGATTGCTAGGGTTAACCGCGTGTTCGGCGACAAGCCCGGCGGGGTTGTGGTCGACTATCTCGGTATCGCGGACCAGCTCCGCGACGCGATCCAGACGTATACACAGGCAGGCGGCGAAGGGAAACCTGTCGAGCGGATTCAGGATCAGGCTGTGCCGCTCATGATGCGTCACGCAGAGGAACTCGCCACCTTCTTCGGCGAGTTTGACTACATGGCACTGGTTCAGGGCACCGAAGCAGATCAGCTGGGCGCAATCATCGACGGCGCGAATTTTGTGCTTAAACAGGAGAACGGCAAGAAGCGCTTCAACGATATGACGGCCAGTCTCTCAAGGGCATTCGCATTATCGGTTCCGAGGCCGGAAACGCATAATGTCCGCGATCACCTGTCATTCTACCAGAACGTCCGTGCCGCGATCAAAAAGCGCTTCGATGATGGCAATGGAAAGTCTTCAAACACGACATCGTCGGCCGTAAAGCAGGTCATTTCCGGCGCGATCCGCACAGATGGCGTCATAGACCTCTTCGAAGTCGCCGGTATACCTGACACAAATGTAGGCATCCTCTCAAACGACTTCCTGGATCGCCTCGCTGCCTTGCCACAAAAGAACCTCGCGCTGGAAACGCTGAAGAAACTGCTCGGCGATCAGATTCGCACGCGAGAGAGGATTAACATCGTCCAATCCCGAGGTTTCCGGGAGTCGCTGGAAAGCGTGCTTGTCCGATATTCGAACCGGGCAATCTCTACAGCTCAGGTCATTGAAGAGCTGATCGGCCTTGCAAAAACAATATCCACAGCAATTGCCGAAGGCGAAGAAACCGGCCTCGGGGAAGATGAGGTGGCCTTCTATCAAGCGCTCGCTGACAATGCGTCGGCCAAGGACGTAATGCAGGATGAAACGCTCAAGCTGATCGCGAGAGAGCTCGCAGAAAGCATCAAGCGCAAGGCAACGCTTGACTGGACGCAGCGCGATGCCGTTCGGGCTGACATGAGACGCACGGTCCGGCGACTACTGGCGAAGTATGGATATCCTCCGGATGCGCAGGAAGCTGCAACCCAATTGGTCATCCGGCAAGCGGAGCTCATGGCCGAGCGGCAAATTTGATGTGTTGTGACGCCGTCCCTTAGCGCCCGCGACCCCTCTGGCCGTCAGGCCAGTGGGAAGCGCGGGCGCGCGGCCAGCCGGCGAGACCCAGAGCCACGATTTTCGAACAAACAACCGGACCCTCATTGAGCCTCGCCGGGCCGGTCGGCGCAGGATGGCTCTCGCGGCTCCGGGGCGAGCGCCGGGCGAAGGTCGGCGATCACCCAGGACCGCCATGATGCCTCTCAACGGCCCATCCAGCCGGGCGAACAGCCCCGCGCCTTTGGCGTGGGCAGGCCGCAAAGGACTCAGGCTGCCTGACGATCTCCGCCGAGGCGCGCTCCCAGGAGCTCCACGAGATAGCCGCCATCGCGCAGGCCTTCGGCTTTGGAGATGACATAGCGGATGGATGCCCGCAGCGAACTGCCATCGACGCCCCATTCCTCGGCGACCGTTTTCGGCCCGTGGAGCAGTGAAGCGATTTCTCTCTGGCTCATCCCGGCCTTCAGGCAATCAAGCGCGATGACGCCATTGCGCAGGATTTGCGTGGTCTTCGTCCAGCGCGCTGCCGATGTGTTCGGCCCCTTTCCATAAAGCCGGAAGGCTTCCTTCTGGAGCTTCAGCTTGCGCTCATAGGCCTTCATATCCGAAATTTGCAGCTTCATACGCACGGGTTCCAGTCCCAGCAACGTCTGGCCCGTGCAGTGCACCTGCACGACACAATCATTGCCGCGTAGCAGAAGATATTCGCGGGCGGAGCGGTCCGTGATGTGCGTGATGCTGCAATGGGGCACGGTGCGATCCCAGATATCGCAGCTCTGGCCCGGCTTGCGCGGCGTGCAGTTCACCTCGACCTGGTCGGGGAAGACATAGTGGCTCCACACGGCGTCCGCGTCGAAGCCGTTCAGGTCCGGATCGGGCATGAAAACAAGGCCCCAGCGCTCAGCCAGGGTCTGAGGCACGCGCGAACGCAGGATGCGGATGTCGGCGCAATCGGCTTTCTTTTCGGAAATGTCGTCGTCTGTGCGACTTGCCGCATCGTCGCGAAAGTCGTCATTGCGACGCACATATTCCCAGGCCCAGCGGTCCGATGAAAGACGCGAGAGATAGTCGTAAGCGGCTGTTTCCGCATTGGTTTCAAGCGCAAAGGTCTTCATGCTCTCTCCTCCACTTGCAGAGGAGAGAGCAAAATTCGTTCCACTTTTGCGCGATTCATTCGGCGCGCGCCCAACTTAAGGATAACCGCTTATCCAATCGGACTGTATTCGCTCTGGATGAGCTCAGCATTTGCGCGTCCATTTACGACGCGCTTTGCAGGGGTTTGCGGCGGCTTGCTGCATTTTGCTTTCATTGGCCCGCATTCGAACTGATGCGACGGCGGTGTTGCTGGGATGATTGAAGGGTCCACGAAAGGCCCCGTTCCATGTCACCTTCACCGCACCAACTGGAGACAGAAACCCGTCGCACAGCGATGCTGCGCACGGCATTCTGCCCGGTGGTGCGCGAGGCCTTGGAAGCGCCTGATACGATCGAGATCATGGCCAATCCGGACGGTTCGGTGTGGATCGAGAAGGCCGGCATCGGTCTAATCGTTTCCAAACACACACTTGCCCCTTCAGACCGCGAGCGCGTCATCCGCCTGGTCGCCTCCGGGGTGGGAGAGGCTGCAGGCCGCACCTCCCCGATCGTCTCTGCAGAACTCCCCGGCAGCGGCGAGCGGTTCGAAGGGCTTCTCCCACCTGTTTCGACAGCGCCATGTTTCGCCATCCGCAAACCCGCGTCGACACCCTTTCAACTCGGCGATTATGTTGCTCAGGGCGCGCTGGCACCGGCGCTCGCAGCGGCACTCAAACACTCAATTGCAGCGCGCACAAACATCCTGATTGCCGGCGGAACATCCTCGGGCAAGACGACCTTCACGAATGCGCTGCTGGCAGAGTCCTCACTTCACGACGACCGCATCGTCATTCTCGAAGACACACGCGAGCTGAGATGCGCTGCACCCAATGTCGTCCAGTTGCGAACCCATCGCGAGGCCGCGACCCTTCAGGATCTCGTGCGATCAACGCTCCGTATGCGTCCTGACCGGATCATTGTCGGCGAGGTACGCGGGGCTGAAGCCCTCGATCTGTTGAAGGCCTGGAACACGGGCCATCCCGGCGGGATCACGACGCTCCATGCGAACTCCGCCCACGGCGCGCTCACCCGGCTTGAACAGTTGACGCTGGAGGCCACGCCCCGCGCACCCTTCGATCTCATCGCTGAGGCGATCGATGTCGTCGTTTTCATGAGCCGCGCCGGCGGTCAGCGCCGCGTTGAAGAAGCGCTGCGCGTCACCGGCTTTGACAGCGAGGGGTATCAGACCGCCCCGCTCGTCTCCCGTTCCTTGTCCCTCGTCCAACATGGAGAAACCCAATGACGCTCTGCAATCACCTCCAGACCGTGAACCGAACGGTCCAGGTCGCGGCCTGTATCGGCATCGGCATTCTTATCGCAGGGCCCGCCCATGCGGCCGGCTCCGGCATGCCGTGGGAAGGCCCGCTCGACCAGATCCTGACCTCGATTGAAGGCCCGGTCGCGCGCATCGTCGCGGTCATCATCATCACCATTACGGGGCTCACGCTGGCCTTTGGTGAGACAAGCGGCGGCATGCGCAAGCTGATCCAGATCGTGTTCGGCCTCTCCATCGCCTTCGCCGCGACCTCGTTTTTCCTGACCTTCTTCTCATTCGGCGGCGGAGCGCTCGTCTGATGGCCGACGGCTATGAAATCCCCCTCCACCGGTCCCTGACCGAGCCGATCCTGATGGCGGGCGCGCCGCGCACGGCCGCTATCGCCATCGGCACGCTCGCGGCTGCTGTCGGCCTCGGCCTCCAGCTCTGGATACCGGGCCTCGTCCTCTGGGCGGTGGGGCATTCGGCGGCTGTGTTCATGGCCAGAAGCGATCCGGATTTCATGGCCGTCGCAGGCCGCTCGACGCGCCACAAGGAGCATCTGACATGTTGAACCTCAGAGAATATGCAGAAACACCAGTCTTGCTGGCCGACTATCTCCCATGGGCCTGTCTCGTCGCGCCGGGCGTCGTCCTCAACAAGGATGGCAGTTTCCAGACGACATTCAAATATCGCGGCCCTGACCTCGAAAGCTCCACCGAGGAAGAACTCGTTTCGGTCACGGCTCGGGTCAATAATGTGCTGCGCCGGTTCGGATCCGGCTGGGCGCTCTTCTTCGAAGCGCAGCGCCATGAAGTGCATGACTACCCGGAGACGGACTTTTCCGATGCGCTGTCCTGGCTCGTCGATCAGGAACGCGCGCTGCAAGCGGAGGAAGCCAGCGCCCGCTTCGAGAGTGCCTATTATCTGACCCTGCTCTGGCTGCCGCCCGCCGATGCCACGGGCCGCGCCGAGAAAGCTCTGATCCAACGTGCCGAAACCGAAGACGCCGCGACCTGGCGTCACCGGCTGGAAACGTTCGAGCAGCACGCAGGCCGCGTCTTCGACCTCCTCTCCACCTGCCTCGCGGAGATCGCAAAGCTCTCAGACGATGAGACGCTGACCTACCTACACTCGACCATCTCGACGAAGCGCCATCCGGTCGTCACGCCCGAGCTCCCCGTCTTCCTCGACGCGGTGCTGGCTGATGAGCCCTTCGCGGGCGGTCTGGAACCCATGATCGGGGCGGCGCACCTCCGCACCCTGACCATTCTCGGGTTTCCGGCCTCGACCCTGCCCGGCATCCTTGATGAGCTCAACCGGCAGGGCTTTGCCTATCGCTGGGCGACGCGGTTCATTGCCATGGACAAGGCCGAGGCCGAAAAGGTCCTCGGCAAGAAGCGCCGGCACTGGTTCGCCAAGCGCAAATCCATCGGCGCGGTCCTGCGCGAGACCATGTTCAATGAACAGGCGGCGCTCGTCGACAATGATGCCGACAACAAGGCCGTCGATGCCGATGCCGCCCTGCAGGAGCTTGGCAGTGATCTTGTGTCCTACGGATACGTCACAACCACGATTACGGTTGCTGATCCGGACAGGCGCACCGTGGACGAACATATCAGCGTGGCCGAGCGCATCGTGAATGGGCGCGGCTTCACCGCGATCCGCGAGACGCTGAACGCCGTCGATGCCTGGCTTGGAAGCCTGCCCGGTCACCCCTATGCCAATGTCCGCCAGCCGATCCTGCACACGCTGAACCTTGCCCATATGGTGCCGCTCTCGGCGGTCTGGGCCGGCAAAGAAACCAATCACCAATTGCAAGCCCCCGCGCTCATTCAGGCGCAGACCGATGGCACGACGCCGTTCCGCCTGAACCTGCATATCGGTGATGTCGGGCATACGCTGGTCGTCGGCCCGACCGGCGCGGGCAAGTCCGTGCTGCTCTCGCTGCTCGCGCTGCAATGGAAGCGCTATAAGGGGGCGCAGGTCTTTATCTTCGACAAGGGGCGCTCGGCCCGCGCGGCGACGCTTTGCATGGGCGGCGCGCATATTGATCTCGGCGGCAGTCATGCTCCGAGCCTCCAGCCGCTGAAAGACATCGACACCGAACACGGCGCGAGCTTTGCCGCAGACTGGCTGGCAGGCCTCTGCACCAATGAAGGCGTCGCGATGACGCCGGACCTCAAGGCCCGGCTGTGGGAAGCGATCCAGTCTCTTAGCTCAGCGCCTGAACCCGAGCGCACGCTGACAGGCCTCAGCCTGATGCTGCAGGACGACACGCTCAAATCGGCGCTGCATCCGTTCACGCTCGAAGGTCCGCATGGGCGGCTTCTCGATGCCGATCATGAAAGCCTCAGCCTCGCGGACACCGCCACCTTCGAGATGGAAGAGCTGATGCACGTAAAGGGCGCGGTGGCCCCGGTCATCACTTGCCTGTTCCACCGGCTTGAAGCGCGGTTTGACGGCAAGCCAACACTCCTGATCCTCGATGAGGCCTGGCTGTTCCTTGATGATCCCATGTTCGCGGCACGCATTCGCGAATGGCTCAAGACCTTGCGCAAGAAGAACGTGTCTGTCGTGTTCGCGACGCAAAGCCTTGCCGACATTGCGAACTCAAGCATTGCGCCAGCCCTCGTCGAGTCCTGCCCCACACGGATATTCCTGCCGAATGAGCGCGCACAGGAACCGCAGTCCCGCGAGACCTATCAGCGGTTCGGGCTTAACGCCCGCCAGATCGAACTGATCAGCCGGGCGACACCGAAGCGTGACTATTACTACCAGTCGCCGCTGGGCGCCCGCGTGTTCGATCTCGGCCTCGGGCCGATCGCCCTCTCAGTCTGCGGCGCATCCTCGCCGGAAGATCAGGCCCGCCTGGATCGTATCTGGGCCGAGACGGAAGGGGACGGGTTCGCGGCCTGCTGGCTCATCGAAAAGGGTCTGCCCTGGGCGGCGGAACTTCTGACCCGCTGGCCCGGCCATGCGCCGGAGTCCGAAGCGCACACTTCCTTCCATCCCGCCCAATTCCTTGCCGCCGAATAGGAGCCCCCGATGAAACGTTTCCTTGCCTCCGCCCTGATCTGCGCCGCGCCGCTTTCCATCCTCATCGTGCCGCCCGCCGCCGCCCAATGGACGGTCTATGACCCGGCCAACCACATCCAGAACATCTACCAGGCCATCCGCTCTCTTCAGGAAGTGAACCAGCAAATCCAGCAGCTCACCCATGAGATCGAAATGCTGGAGAATATGGCGCGCGATCTCGAAGCACTGCCCGATAGCATTGCCGACGACATATTGCGCCGTATGCGCCGCATCGAAGACCTGATGCGCGAGGCCGAAGGCATCGGCTACCGCGTCGAGGAGATCGAGCGCGACTATGAAGAGATCTACCCGGAAGACTATGGCAGTGAACCGCCGCGACAGGCCGTGCTCGTCGAAGAGGCCCGCGCCCGCTGGCGCCAGTCTCGCACGGCTTATCGCGAGAGCCTGACCGTCACAGCGCAGGTCGTCTCCACAGCGCGGGCTGACAGTGACAGCCTCGACCGGCTGATCGCGGACAGCCAGTCCGCCGTGGGCAATCTCCAGGTGGCGCAGGCCGGCAACCAGATCGCGGCGCTGCAGACCGAGCAGCTCATGCAGATGGAAGCCATGATGGCGGCCCATTACCGCGCCGAAGCACTGGAGCGCGCCCGCCAGCTCGCCGAGGCCGAACGTGGCCGCGCCCGCACCCGGGCCTTTCTCGGAGAGTAGCGGGCCATGGACGTGATCGACACATTTCTCGCGACCTTTATCGCCTACATTGACAGCGGGTTCGGCCTGCTGGCGGGCGATGTCGCCTATTTGTCGACCACGCTCATCGCCATCGACATCACGCTGGCGGGCCTGTTCTGGGCGCTCAGCCAGAATACGGACGTCATCGCCGGGCTCCTCAAGAAGGTGCTCTATGTCGGCTTCTTCGCTTATCTCATCGGCAATTTCTCGCTGCTCGCCGGGATCGTCTTTGACAGTTTCGCGCAGCTGGGTGTGACCGCTGGCGGCGGCGCGATGACGGCTGATGACCTGCTCCGCCCCGGCTTCATCGCCAGCGTCGGCCTCGATGCCGGTCAGCCGCTGCTCGAAGAGATCGGCGACATGCTGGGGCCGATTTCGTTCTTCCACAACTTCATCATGATCGCCGTCATGTTCGTCGCCTGGGCGATCATCATGGTCGCCTTCTTCGTGCTGGCCGTGCAGCTCTTCATCACCATCCTGGAGTTCAAGCTGACGACGCTCGCCGGGTTCGTGCTCGTGCCCTTCGCCCTCTGGAACAAGACGACGTTCCTGGCCGAACGCGTGCTCGGCAATGTCATCACCTCGGGCATCAAGCTCATGGTGCTCGCCGTCATTATTGGCATTGGCTCGACGCTGTTCTCGTCGGTGACCGACGCGTTCCGCACCGGGGATGATGTGACGCTCGCCCAGGTCATGGGCACGGTGCTCGCCGCGATCGTCTTCTTCTGGATGGGCATCTTTGCGCCCGGCATTGCAAGCGGCCTCATCACCGGTGCGCCGCAGCTCGGTGCAGGCTCTGCCGCAGGCGCGGCGGCCGGTGTCGCCGCCGGGACCTATGTCGCCGGTATGGGCGGCCGCGCTGCTGTTGGCGCTGTGGCAGGCGGCGCTTCAAGCGCCGTCAAGGCCGGCGCCAGCATGGCGGGCGCGGCGCGCACCTCCTACACTCTGGGATCGGTCGCCTCTGGCGCATCAGGCGCAGCGGGCGTCGCGGCCGGCCTTGCCGGTGTCGCCCGTGCAGGCGGCGACGCCATGCGCCGCGCCGCAAGCCGTCCCGCGCAGTCGATGCGCGAGGCCTACCAACGCGGCAGTCAGGGGGCCTGGCGCGCCACCGGCGGGTCTGAGACCGCGTCCATGCAAAACTCTGCCTCCGGATCATCCTCATCCCAAAGCCCCGGCTGGGCGCGGCGCATGCAGACCAGCCAGCGCATGGGTCAGGCAGGCCAGATGGCCGCCCATTCGATCCGCGACGGTGATCGCGGCGCTTCCGGCGCGAACCCCACCCTCAAAGACAAGGACGACTAGACGATGGCTTTCAAGCGATCCTCCGCAAGCTATGGGCCAAGCCCGTTCCCCGAAACGCCTTACCAGAAGGCGGGTCAAATCTGGGACGAGCGTATCGGTTCCGCCCGCGTGCAGGCGAAGAACTGGCGGCTCATGGCGCTCGGCTGTCTCGGGCTTTGTTTTGTCACCTCCGGCGCGCTGGTCTGGCGGAGTATGCAATCGACCGTCACGCCCTATGTCGTGGAAGTCGATGAGACAGGCGCGGCAAGAGCCATTGCTCCGGCAACGGAGCGCTACACCCCGACAGACGCCCAGATCGCCCATCACCTGGCCAACTTCATCACCCATGTGCGGGGCCTTTCCGTTGACCCTGTCGTCGTTCGCGAGAACTGGCTGAGGGCCTATGATTTCGTGACAGACCGTGCTGCGACCACGCTCAACGAATACGCTTCGGCCAACGATCCCTTTGCCGATGTCGGCCGCAAATCCCGCACCGTGGATGTGGTCAGCGTCGTGCGCGTGTCCGATGACAGTTTCCAGGCCCGCTGGATCGAGAAGACCTATGAGAATGGCGCGCTGGTCCGCGCCCAGCGGTTCACCGGCAATTTCACCCTCATCACCCAGCCGCCGACGGACGCCGAGACCCTGCGCGCCAATCCGCTCGGCCTTTATGTCCATGCCCTGAACTGGGGTCAGGACCTCGTTACAGGAGAATGATCCCCATGCTTCGTATCCTCACCGCCGCTTCCGCCATGGCG is a window from the Hyphomonas sp. genome containing:
- the trbE gene encoding conjugal transfer protein TrbE: MLNLREYAETPVLLADYLPWACLVAPGVVLNKDGSFQTTFKYRGPDLESSTEEELVSVTARVNNVLRRFGSGWALFFEAQRHEVHDYPETDFSDALSWLVDQERALQAEEASARFESAYYLTLLWLPPADATGRAEKALIQRAETEDAATWRHRLETFEQHAGRVFDLLSTCLAEIAKLSDDETLTYLHSTISTKRHPVVTPELPVFLDAVLADEPFAGGLEPMIGAAHLRTLTILGFPASTLPGILDELNRQGFAYRWATRFIAMDKAEAEKVLGKKRRHWFAKRKSIGAVLRETMFNEQAALVDNDADNKAVDADAALQELGSDLVSYGYVTTTITVADPDRRTVDEHISVAERIVNGRGFTAIRETLNAVDAWLGSLPGHPYANVRQPILHTLNLAHMVPLSAVWAGKETNHQLQAPALIQAQTDGTTPFRLNLHIGDVGHTLVVGPTGAGKSVLLSLLALQWKRYKGAQVFIFDKGRSARAATLCMGGAHIDLGGSHAPSLQPLKDIDTEHGASFAADWLAGLCTNEGVAMTPDLKARLWEAIQSLSSAPEPERTLTGLSLMLQDDTLKSALHPFTLEGPHGRLLDADHESLSLADTATFEMEELMHVKGAVAPVITCLFHRLEARFDGKPTLLILDEAWLFLDDPMFAARIREWLKTLRKKNVSVVFATQSLADIANSSIAPALVESCPTRIFLPNERAQEPQSRETYQRFGLNARQIELISRATPKRDYYYQSPLGARVFDLGLGPIALSVCGASSPEDQARLDRIWAETEGDGFAACWLIEKGLPWAAELLTRWPGHAPESEAHTSFHPAQFLAAE
- the trbL gene encoding P-type conjugative transfer protein TrbL, producing the protein MDVIDTFLATFIAYIDSGFGLLAGDVAYLSTTLIAIDITLAGLFWALSQNTDVIAGLLKKVLYVGFFAYLIGNFSLLAGIVFDSFAQLGVTAGGGAMTADDLLRPGFIASVGLDAGQPLLEEIGDMLGPISFFHNFIMIAVMFVAWAIIMVAFFVLAVQLFITILEFKLTTLAGFVLVPFALWNKTTFLAERVLGNVITSGIKLMVLAVIIGIGSTLFSSVTDAFRTGDDVTLAQVMGTVLAAIVFFWMGIFAPGIASGLITGAPQLGAGSAAGAAAGVAAGTYVAGMGGRAAVGAVAGGASSAVKAGASMAGAARTSYTLGSVASGASGAAGVAAGLAGVARAGGDAMRRAASRPAQSMREAYQRGSQGAWRATGGSETASMQNSASGSSSSQSPGWARRMQTSQRMGQAGQMAAHSIRDGDRGASGANPTLKDKDD
- a CDS encoding VirB3 family type IV secretion system protein, whose product is MADGYEIPLHRSLTEPILMAGAPRTAAIAIGTLAAAVGLGLQLWIPGLVLWAVGHSAAVFMARSDPDFMAVAGRSTRHKEHLTC
- the trbJ gene encoding P-type conjugative transfer protein TrbJ, which translates into the protein MKRFLASALICAAPLSILIVPPAAAQWTVYDPANHIQNIYQAIRSLQEVNQQIQQLTHEIEMLENMARDLEALPDSIADDILRRMRRIEDLMREAEGIGYRVEEIERDYEEIYPEDYGSEPPRQAVLVEEARARWRQSRTAYRESLTVTAQVVSTARADSDSLDRLIADSQSAVGNLQVAQAGNQIAALQTEQLMQMEAMMAAHYRAEALERARQLAEAERGRARTRAFLGE
- the trbF gene encoding conjugal transfer protein TrbF, translating into MAFKRSSASYGPSPFPETPYQKAGQIWDERIGSARVQAKNWRLMALGCLGLCFVTSGALVWRSMQSTVTPYVVEVDETGAARAIAPATERYTPTDAQIAHHLANFITHVRGLSVDPVVVRENWLRAYDFVTDRAATTLNEYASANDPFADVGRKSRTVDVVSVVRVSDDSFQARWIEKTYENGALVRAQRFTGNFTLITQPPTDAETLRANPLGLYVHALNWGQDLVTGE